A region of Anticarsia gemmatalis isolate Benzon Research Colony breed Stoneville strain chromosome 10, ilAntGemm2 primary, whole genome shotgun sequence DNA encodes the following proteins:
- the LOC142976325 gene encoding monocarboxylate transporter 9 isoform X2: MGQTAGAECTPDDDDSEPRIRVNPTEKSLTESETSCEEAARLTAEGAAADADDDEAYDYGALPPPPDGGYGWVVVFASFMCNMIVDGIAYTFGIFLPELVTYFGEGKGTVAWVGSLLSGVYLAAGPVVSALCNKFGCRAVCIAGSFVAAIAFVLSTFSKSVTMMMITYGLIGGLGFGMIYLPSVVAVGYYFETRRSLATGIAVCGSGVGTFSFAPLAAILLEEFGSWQNANLLLAGLILNCAVFGALMRPLVYPKTSGEKPLLQRMAEEKRLQMERGSIGGSYFVVQLPDGTMEKRLKVNVVEDSAPLNIDPGVHSSLNLEALARVPTVPNMPGVPTVPTLPTITEAKVADDSEEKKKGENGNITINPQQQMSRNVSSPAFSAHAPGLPKNGSVPFFDRQRKQSTGDRFKPSLAAIKATSKTSMNSQYRNADGDTESMMYNSKLSVAGPREPSRMVRPMSRKDIFYSGSVLNLPQYQSQKSLQGYRNSVLSLPQSRQTGDLERQEQYDLCPCLSLPSSFKSALSSMLDVSLLRDPAFMLIGVSNIFGMAGLYVPFVYIVDAARLSGVEPAQASFLLSIIGITNTFGRIFCGWVADFPWMDSLLLNNVCLIIATISVGLTPFCYSYATYVAIAIAFGIAISGYISLTSIILVDLLGLDKLTNAFGLLILFRGAAAMVGSPLAGAVYDATKNYDASFYMAAAFFLASTLTSFAAPLFRRKQEEVQPNMDVLTPIDEDLEEGDEEDPDDTPITMGALASRPPAIVRTAASPSDPPSPASHDAPEPQRESVL, encoded by the exons ACGGAAAGCGAGACGTCATGTGAGGAGGCAGCAAGACTGACGGCGGAAGGCGCCGCCGCCGACGCCGATGACGACGAGGCCTACGACTATGGCGCTCTGCCACCGCCTCCAGACGGAGGCTACGGCTGGGTCGTCGTGTTCGCCTCCTTTATGTGCAACATGATTGTGGATGGCATAGCATATACATTCGGCATATTCCTCCCCGAGCTAGTGACGTATTTCGGCGAGGGCAAAGGCACGGTTGCGTGGGTCGGGAGTTTGCTGTCAGGAGTCTATCTCGCTGCTG GTCCCGTTGTGTCAGCGTTATGCAACAAATTCGGGTGTCGGGCGGTGTGTATCGCTGGCTCTTTCGTGGCTGCGATAGCTTTCGTCTTATCTACATTCAGCAAAAGTGTTACTATGATGATGATCACCTATGGATTAATAGGAG GTCTCGGCTTCGGTATGATCTACCTCCCTTCAGTGGTAGCCGTGGGTTACTACTTCGAGACCCGGCGGTCTCTAGCCACGGGTATTGCCGTATGCGGTTCAGGCGTCGGTACCTTTAGTTTTGCACCCCTCGCCGCAATTCTGCTTGAAGAATTCGGATCATGGCAAAATGCTAACCTCCTTTTAGCCGGTCTCATTCTCAACTGTGCTGTCTTCGGTGCACTCATGAGGCCTCTAGTTTATCCCAAG ACGTCTGGTGAGAAACCTCTGCTCCAACGTATGGCGGAAGAAAAGCGACTGCAAATGGAACGTGGTTCCATAGGTGGTTCATATTTTGTGGTACAGTTACCCGATGGTACCATGGAGAAGAGGCTGAAGGTGAACGTTGTAGAAGATTCT GCCCCGCTGAACATTGACCCCGGAGTACACTCGTCCCTGAACTTAGAAGCATTGGCGCGAGTGCCTACTGTGCCTAACATGCCCGGCGTACCCACGGTGCCTACTCTACCTACTATCACTGAAGCTAAAGTTGCTGATGACAGCGAAGAGAAAAAAAAG GGCGAGAATGGCAACATCACGATCAACCCTCAGCAACAGATGTCTCGCAACGTGTCGTCGCCTGCATTCAGCGCGCACGCCCCGGGTCTACCCAAGAACGGTTCCGTGCCGTTCTTCGACCGCCAGCGCAAGCAGAGCACCGGCGACAG ATTCAAACCGTCCCTAGCTGCTATCAAAGCAACGTCCAAGACTTCCATGAACAGCCAATATAGAAATGCTGAT GGTGACACAGAAAGCATGATGTACAACTCAAAGTTGTCCGTCGCTGGTCCAAGGGAACCTTCCCGGATGGTTCGCCCCATGTCTCGTAAAGACATCTTCTACTCAGGCTCCGTGCTCAATCTGCCTCAGTACCAAAGCCAAAAATCACTGCAAGGATACAGAAATTCAGTGCTAAGCTTGCCTCAAAGCAGACAAACTGGTGACCTCGAGAGGCAAGAAC aatacGACCTGTGTCCCTGCCTGTCTCTTCCAAGCTCATTCAAATCTGCGCTATCGTCAATGTTGGACGTAAGCCTTCTTCGCGACCCCGCGTTCATGTTGATCGGTGTATCGAACATATTCGGCATGGCGGGTCTTTATGTGCCCTTCGTGTACATTGTCGATGCTGCAAGGCTTAGT GGTGTGGAACCAGCGCAAGCTTCATTCTTGCTCTCAATTATTGGTATAACGAACACGTTCGGCCGTATCTTCTGCGGATGGGTCGCCGACTTCCCCTGGATGGACTCACTTTTGCTCAATAATGTCTGCCTTATCATTGCTACG ATATCCGTCGGTCTGACACCTTTCTGCTACTCCTATGCCACATACGTTGCGATCGCTATTGCTTTTGGAATCGCTATTT CCGGCTACATTTCCCTGACATCCATCATCTTGGTGGACCTGCTGGGTTTGGACAAGCTGACGAACGCGTTCGGTCTGCTGATCCTGTTCCGTGGCGCGGCCGCCATGGTGGGGTctcctctagcgggtgccgtgtACGACGCCACCAAGAACTACGACGCGTCCTTCTACATGGCCGCCGCGTTCTTCCTCGCTAGTACTCTCACGTCTTTCGCGGCTCCTCTGTTCCGCAG GAAACAAGAGGAGGTGCAGCCCAACATGGACGTGCTGACGCCCATCGACGAGGACCTGGAGGAGGGCGACGAGGAGGACCCCGACGACACGCCCATCACCATGGGCGCGCTGGCCTCGCGCCCGCCCGCCATCGTGCGCACGGCCGCCTCGCCCTCCGACCCGCCGTCGCCCGCCAGCCACGACGCGCCCGAGCCGCAGCGGGAGAGCGTGCTGTGA
- the LOC142976325 gene encoding monocarboxylate transporter 9 isoform X7, with the protein MGQTAGAECTPDDDDSEPRIRVNPTEKSLTESETSCEEAARLTAEGAAADADDDEAYDYGALPPPPDGGYGWVVVFASFMCNMIVDGIAYTFGIFLPELVTYFGEGKGTVAWVGSLLSGVYLAAGPVVSALCNKFGCRAVCIAGSFVAAIAFVLSTFSKSVTMMMITYGLIGGLGFGMIYLPSVVAVGYYFETRRSLATGIAVCGSGVGTFSFAPLAAILLEEFGSWQNANLLLAGLILNCAVFGALMRPLVYPKTSGEKPLLQRMAEEKRLQMERGSIGGSYFVVQLPDGTMEKRLKAPLNIDPGVHSSLNLEALARVPTVPNMPGVPTVPTLPTITEAKVADDSEEKKKGENGNITINPQQQMSRNVSSPAFSAHAPGLPKNGSVPFFDRQRKQSTGDRFKPSLAAIKATSKTSMNSQYRNADGDTESMMYNSKLSVAGPREPSRMVRPMSRKDIFYSGSVLNLPQYQSQKSLQGYRNSVLSLPQSRQTGDLERQEQYDLCPCLSLPSSFKSALSSMLDVSLLRDPAFMLIGVSNIFGMAGLYVPFVYIVDAARLSGVEPAQASFLLSIIGITNTFGRIFCGWVADFPWMDSLLLNNVCLIIATISVGLTPFCYSYATYVAIAIAFGIAISGYISLTSIILVDLLGLDKLTNAFGLLILFRGAAAMVGSPLAGAVYDATKNYDASFYMAAAFFLASTLTSFAAPLFRRKQEEVQPNMDVLTPIDEDLEEGDEEDPDDTPITMGALASRPPAIVRTAASPSDPPSPASHDAPEPQRESVL; encoded by the exons ACGGAAAGCGAGACGTCATGTGAGGAGGCAGCAAGACTGACGGCGGAAGGCGCCGCCGCCGACGCCGATGACGACGAGGCCTACGACTATGGCGCTCTGCCACCGCCTCCAGACGGAGGCTACGGCTGGGTCGTCGTGTTCGCCTCCTTTATGTGCAACATGATTGTGGATGGCATAGCATATACATTCGGCATATTCCTCCCCGAGCTAGTGACGTATTTCGGCGAGGGCAAAGGCACGGTTGCGTGGGTCGGGAGTTTGCTGTCAGGAGTCTATCTCGCTGCTG GTCCCGTTGTGTCAGCGTTATGCAACAAATTCGGGTGTCGGGCGGTGTGTATCGCTGGCTCTTTCGTGGCTGCGATAGCTTTCGTCTTATCTACATTCAGCAAAAGTGTTACTATGATGATGATCACCTATGGATTAATAGGAG GTCTCGGCTTCGGTATGATCTACCTCCCTTCAGTGGTAGCCGTGGGTTACTACTTCGAGACCCGGCGGTCTCTAGCCACGGGTATTGCCGTATGCGGTTCAGGCGTCGGTACCTTTAGTTTTGCACCCCTCGCCGCAATTCTGCTTGAAGAATTCGGATCATGGCAAAATGCTAACCTCCTTTTAGCCGGTCTCATTCTCAACTGTGCTGTCTTCGGTGCACTCATGAGGCCTCTAGTTTATCCCAAG ACGTCTGGTGAGAAACCTCTGCTCCAACGTATGGCGGAAGAAAAGCGACTGCAAATGGAACGTGGTTCCATAGGTGGTTCATATTTTGTGGTACAGTTACCCGATGGTACCATGGAGAAGAGGCTGAAG GCCCCGCTGAACATTGACCCCGGAGTACACTCGTCCCTGAACTTAGAAGCATTGGCGCGAGTGCCTACTGTGCCTAACATGCCCGGCGTACCCACGGTGCCTACTCTACCTACTATCACTGAAGCTAAAGTTGCTGATGACAGCGAAGAGAAAAAAAAG GGCGAGAATGGCAACATCACGATCAACCCTCAGCAACAGATGTCTCGCAACGTGTCGTCGCCTGCATTCAGCGCGCACGCCCCGGGTCTACCCAAGAACGGTTCCGTGCCGTTCTTCGACCGCCAGCGCAAGCAGAGCACCGGCGACAG ATTCAAACCGTCCCTAGCTGCTATCAAAGCAACGTCCAAGACTTCCATGAACAGCCAATATAGAAATGCTGAT GGTGACACAGAAAGCATGATGTACAACTCAAAGTTGTCCGTCGCTGGTCCAAGGGAACCTTCCCGGATGGTTCGCCCCATGTCTCGTAAAGACATCTTCTACTCAGGCTCCGTGCTCAATCTGCCTCAGTACCAAAGCCAAAAATCACTGCAAGGATACAGAAATTCAGTGCTAAGCTTGCCTCAAAGCAGACAAACTGGTGACCTCGAGAGGCAAGAAC aatacGACCTGTGTCCCTGCCTGTCTCTTCCAAGCTCATTCAAATCTGCGCTATCGTCAATGTTGGACGTAAGCCTTCTTCGCGACCCCGCGTTCATGTTGATCGGTGTATCGAACATATTCGGCATGGCGGGTCTTTATGTGCCCTTCGTGTACATTGTCGATGCTGCAAGGCTTAGT GGTGTGGAACCAGCGCAAGCTTCATTCTTGCTCTCAATTATTGGTATAACGAACACGTTCGGCCGTATCTTCTGCGGATGGGTCGCCGACTTCCCCTGGATGGACTCACTTTTGCTCAATAATGTCTGCCTTATCATTGCTACG ATATCCGTCGGTCTGACACCTTTCTGCTACTCCTATGCCACATACGTTGCGATCGCTATTGCTTTTGGAATCGCTATTT CCGGCTACATTTCCCTGACATCCATCATCTTGGTGGACCTGCTGGGTTTGGACAAGCTGACGAACGCGTTCGGTCTGCTGATCCTGTTCCGTGGCGCGGCCGCCATGGTGGGGTctcctctagcgggtgccgtgtACGACGCCACCAAGAACTACGACGCGTCCTTCTACATGGCCGCCGCGTTCTTCCTCGCTAGTACTCTCACGTCTTTCGCGGCTCCTCTGTTCCGCAG GAAACAAGAGGAGGTGCAGCCCAACATGGACGTGCTGACGCCCATCGACGAGGACCTGGAGGAGGGCGACGAGGAGGACCCCGACGACACGCCCATCACCATGGGCGCGCTGGCCTCGCGCCCGCCCGCCATCGTGCGCACGGCCGCCTCGCCCTCCGACCCGCCGTCGCCCGCCAGCCACGACGCGCCCGAGCCGCAGCGGGAGAGCGTGCTGTGA
- the LOC142976325 gene encoding monocarboxylate transporter 9 isoform X4: MGQTAGAECTPDDDDSEPRIRVNPTEKSLTESETSCEEAARLTAEGAAADADDDEAYDYGALPPPPDGGYGWVVVFASFMCNMIVDGIAYTFGIFLPELVTYFGEGKGTVAWVGSLLSGVYLAAGPVVSALCNKFGCRAVCIAGSFVAAIAFVLSTFSKSVTMMMITYGLIGGLGFGMIYLPSVVAVGYYFETRRSLATGIAVCGSGVGTFSFAPLAAILLEEFGSWQNANLLLAGLILNCAVFGALMRPLVYPKTSGEKPLLQRMAEEKRLQMERGSIGGSYFVVQLPDGTMEKRLKAPLNIDPGVHSSLNLEALARVPTVPNMPGVPTVPTLPTITEAKVADDSEEKKKGENGNITINPQQQMSRNVSSPAFSAHAPGLPKNGSVPFFDRQRKQSTGDRSGDRFKPSLAAIKATSKTSMNSQYRNADGDTESMMYNSKLSVAGPREPSRMVRPMSRKDIFYSGSVLNLPQYQSQKSLQGYRNSVLSLPQSRQTGDLERQEQYDLCPCLSLPSSFKSALSSMLDVSLLRDPAFMLIGVSNIFGMAGLYVPFVYIVDAARLSGVEPAQASFLLSIIGITNTFGRIFCGWVADFPWMDSLLLNNVCLIIATISVGLTPFCYSYATYVAIAIAFGIAISGYISLTSIILVDLLGLDKLTNAFGLLILFRGAAAMVGSPLAGAVYDATKNYDASFYMAAAFFLASTLTSFAAPLFRRKQEEVQPNMDVLTPIDEDLEEGDEEDPDDTPITMGALASRPPAIVRTAASPSDPPSPASHDAPEPQRESVL, translated from the exons ACGGAAAGCGAGACGTCATGTGAGGAGGCAGCAAGACTGACGGCGGAAGGCGCCGCCGCCGACGCCGATGACGACGAGGCCTACGACTATGGCGCTCTGCCACCGCCTCCAGACGGAGGCTACGGCTGGGTCGTCGTGTTCGCCTCCTTTATGTGCAACATGATTGTGGATGGCATAGCATATACATTCGGCATATTCCTCCCCGAGCTAGTGACGTATTTCGGCGAGGGCAAAGGCACGGTTGCGTGGGTCGGGAGTTTGCTGTCAGGAGTCTATCTCGCTGCTG GTCCCGTTGTGTCAGCGTTATGCAACAAATTCGGGTGTCGGGCGGTGTGTATCGCTGGCTCTTTCGTGGCTGCGATAGCTTTCGTCTTATCTACATTCAGCAAAAGTGTTACTATGATGATGATCACCTATGGATTAATAGGAG GTCTCGGCTTCGGTATGATCTACCTCCCTTCAGTGGTAGCCGTGGGTTACTACTTCGAGACCCGGCGGTCTCTAGCCACGGGTATTGCCGTATGCGGTTCAGGCGTCGGTACCTTTAGTTTTGCACCCCTCGCCGCAATTCTGCTTGAAGAATTCGGATCATGGCAAAATGCTAACCTCCTTTTAGCCGGTCTCATTCTCAACTGTGCTGTCTTCGGTGCACTCATGAGGCCTCTAGTTTATCCCAAG ACGTCTGGTGAGAAACCTCTGCTCCAACGTATGGCGGAAGAAAAGCGACTGCAAATGGAACGTGGTTCCATAGGTGGTTCATATTTTGTGGTACAGTTACCCGATGGTACCATGGAGAAGAGGCTGAAG GCCCCGCTGAACATTGACCCCGGAGTACACTCGTCCCTGAACTTAGAAGCATTGGCGCGAGTGCCTACTGTGCCTAACATGCCCGGCGTACCCACGGTGCCTACTCTACCTACTATCACTGAAGCTAAAGTTGCTGATGACAGCGAAGAGAAAAAAAAG GGCGAGAATGGCAACATCACGATCAACCCTCAGCAACAGATGTCTCGCAACGTGTCGTCGCCTGCATTCAGCGCGCACGCCCCGGGTCTACCCAAGAACGGTTCCGTGCCGTTCTTCGACCGCCAGCGCAAGCAGAGCACCGGCGACAGGTCCGGCGATAG ATTCAAACCGTCCCTAGCTGCTATCAAAGCAACGTCCAAGACTTCCATGAACAGCCAATATAGAAATGCTGAT GGTGACACAGAAAGCATGATGTACAACTCAAAGTTGTCCGTCGCTGGTCCAAGGGAACCTTCCCGGATGGTTCGCCCCATGTCTCGTAAAGACATCTTCTACTCAGGCTCCGTGCTCAATCTGCCTCAGTACCAAAGCCAAAAATCACTGCAAGGATACAGAAATTCAGTGCTAAGCTTGCCTCAAAGCAGACAAACTGGTGACCTCGAGAGGCAAGAAC aatacGACCTGTGTCCCTGCCTGTCTCTTCCAAGCTCATTCAAATCTGCGCTATCGTCAATGTTGGACGTAAGCCTTCTTCGCGACCCCGCGTTCATGTTGATCGGTGTATCGAACATATTCGGCATGGCGGGTCTTTATGTGCCCTTCGTGTACATTGTCGATGCTGCAAGGCTTAGT GGTGTGGAACCAGCGCAAGCTTCATTCTTGCTCTCAATTATTGGTATAACGAACACGTTCGGCCGTATCTTCTGCGGATGGGTCGCCGACTTCCCCTGGATGGACTCACTTTTGCTCAATAATGTCTGCCTTATCATTGCTACG ATATCCGTCGGTCTGACACCTTTCTGCTACTCCTATGCCACATACGTTGCGATCGCTATTGCTTTTGGAATCGCTATTT CCGGCTACATTTCCCTGACATCCATCATCTTGGTGGACCTGCTGGGTTTGGACAAGCTGACGAACGCGTTCGGTCTGCTGATCCTGTTCCGTGGCGCGGCCGCCATGGTGGGGTctcctctagcgggtgccgtgtACGACGCCACCAAGAACTACGACGCGTCCTTCTACATGGCCGCCGCGTTCTTCCTCGCTAGTACTCTCACGTCTTTCGCGGCTCCTCTGTTCCGCAG GAAACAAGAGGAGGTGCAGCCCAACATGGACGTGCTGACGCCCATCGACGAGGACCTGGAGGAGGGCGACGAGGAGGACCCCGACGACACGCCCATCACCATGGGCGCGCTGGCCTCGCGCCCGCCCGCCATCGTGCGCACGGCCGCCTCGCCCTCCGACCCGCCGTCGCCCGCCAGCCACGACGCGCCCGAGCCGCAGCGGGAGAGCGTGCTGTGA
- the LOC142976325 gene encoding monocarboxylate transporter 9 isoform X5, which yields MSKVSLNNIPSNPRINRLRTFSRTESETSCEEAARLTAEGAAADADDDEAYDYGALPPPPDGGYGWVVVFASFMCNMIVDGIAYTFGIFLPELVTYFGEGKGTVAWVGSLLSGVYLAAGPVVSALCNKFGCRAVCIAGSFVAAIAFVLSTFSKSVTMMMITYGLIGGLGFGMIYLPSVVAVGYYFETRRSLATGIAVCGSGVGTFSFAPLAAILLEEFGSWQNANLLLAGLILNCAVFGALMRPLVYPKTSGEKPLLQRMAEEKRLQMERGSIGGSYFVVQLPDGTMEKRLKAPLNIDPGVHSSLNLEALARVPTVPNMPGVPTVPTLPTITEAKVADDSEEKKKGENGNITINPQQQMSRNVSSPAFSAHAPGLPKNGSVPFFDRQRKQSTGDRSGDRFKPSLAAIKATSKTSMNSQYRNADGDTESMMYNSKLSVAGPREPSRMVRPMSRKDIFYSGSVLNLPQYQSQKSLQGYRNSVLSLPQSRQTGDLERQEQYDLCPCLSLPSSFKSALSSMLDVSLLRDPAFMLIGVSNIFGMAGLYVPFVYIVDAARLSGVEPAQASFLLSIIGITNTFGRIFCGWVADFPWMDSLLLNNVCLIIATISVGLTPFCYSYATYVAIAIAFGIAISGYISLTSIILVDLLGLDKLTNAFGLLILFRGAAAMVGSPLAGAVYDATKNYDASFYMAAAFFLASTLTSFAAPLFRRKQEEVQPNMDVLTPIDEDLEEGDEEDPDDTPITMGALASRPPAIVRTAASPSDPPSPASHDAPEPQRESVL from the exons ACGGAAAGCGAGACGTCATGTGAGGAGGCAGCAAGACTGACGGCGGAAGGCGCCGCCGCCGACGCCGATGACGACGAGGCCTACGACTATGGCGCTCTGCCACCGCCTCCAGACGGAGGCTACGGCTGGGTCGTCGTGTTCGCCTCCTTTATGTGCAACATGATTGTGGATGGCATAGCATATACATTCGGCATATTCCTCCCCGAGCTAGTGACGTATTTCGGCGAGGGCAAAGGCACGGTTGCGTGGGTCGGGAGTTTGCTGTCAGGAGTCTATCTCGCTGCTG GTCCCGTTGTGTCAGCGTTATGCAACAAATTCGGGTGTCGGGCGGTGTGTATCGCTGGCTCTTTCGTGGCTGCGATAGCTTTCGTCTTATCTACATTCAGCAAAAGTGTTACTATGATGATGATCACCTATGGATTAATAGGAG GTCTCGGCTTCGGTATGATCTACCTCCCTTCAGTGGTAGCCGTGGGTTACTACTTCGAGACCCGGCGGTCTCTAGCCACGGGTATTGCCGTATGCGGTTCAGGCGTCGGTACCTTTAGTTTTGCACCCCTCGCCGCAATTCTGCTTGAAGAATTCGGATCATGGCAAAATGCTAACCTCCTTTTAGCCGGTCTCATTCTCAACTGTGCTGTCTTCGGTGCACTCATGAGGCCTCTAGTTTATCCCAAG ACGTCTGGTGAGAAACCTCTGCTCCAACGTATGGCGGAAGAAAAGCGACTGCAAATGGAACGTGGTTCCATAGGTGGTTCATATTTTGTGGTACAGTTACCCGATGGTACCATGGAGAAGAGGCTGAAG GCCCCGCTGAACATTGACCCCGGAGTACACTCGTCCCTGAACTTAGAAGCATTGGCGCGAGTGCCTACTGTGCCTAACATGCCCGGCGTACCCACGGTGCCTACTCTACCTACTATCACTGAAGCTAAAGTTGCTGATGACAGCGAAGAGAAAAAAAAG GGCGAGAATGGCAACATCACGATCAACCCTCAGCAACAGATGTCTCGCAACGTGTCGTCGCCTGCATTCAGCGCGCACGCCCCGGGTCTACCCAAGAACGGTTCCGTGCCGTTCTTCGACCGCCAGCGCAAGCAGAGCACCGGCGACAGGTCCGGCGATAG ATTCAAACCGTCCCTAGCTGCTATCAAAGCAACGTCCAAGACTTCCATGAACAGCCAATATAGAAATGCTGAT GGTGACACAGAAAGCATGATGTACAACTCAAAGTTGTCCGTCGCTGGTCCAAGGGAACCTTCCCGGATGGTTCGCCCCATGTCTCGTAAAGACATCTTCTACTCAGGCTCCGTGCTCAATCTGCCTCAGTACCAAAGCCAAAAATCACTGCAAGGATACAGAAATTCAGTGCTAAGCTTGCCTCAAAGCAGACAAACTGGTGACCTCGAGAGGCAAGAAC aatacGACCTGTGTCCCTGCCTGTCTCTTCCAAGCTCATTCAAATCTGCGCTATCGTCAATGTTGGACGTAAGCCTTCTTCGCGACCCCGCGTTCATGTTGATCGGTGTATCGAACATATTCGGCATGGCGGGTCTTTATGTGCCCTTCGTGTACATTGTCGATGCTGCAAGGCTTAGT GGTGTGGAACCAGCGCAAGCTTCATTCTTGCTCTCAATTATTGGTATAACGAACACGTTCGGCCGTATCTTCTGCGGATGGGTCGCCGACTTCCCCTGGATGGACTCACTTTTGCTCAATAATGTCTGCCTTATCATTGCTACG ATATCCGTCGGTCTGACACCTTTCTGCTACTCCTATGCCACATACGTTGCGATCGCTATTGCTTTTGGAATCGCTATTT CCGGCTACATTTCCCTGACATCCATCATCTTGGTGGACCTGCTGGGTTTGGACAAGCTGACGAACGCGTTCGGTCTGCTGATCCTGTTCCGTGGCGCGGCCGCCATGGTGGGGTctcctctagcgggtgccgtgtACGACGCCACCAAGAACTACGACGCGTCCTTCTACATGGCCGCCGCGTTCTTCCTCGCTAGTACTCTCACGTCTTTCGCGGCTCCTCTGTTCCGCAG GAAACAAGAGGAGGTGCAGCCCAACATGGACGTGCTGACGCCCATCGACGAGGACCTGGAGGAGGGCGACGAGGAGGACCCCGACGACACGCCCATCACCATGGGCGCGCTGGCCTCGCGCCCGCCCGCCATCGTGCGCACGGCCGCCTCGCCCTCCGACCCGCCGTCGCCCGCCAGCCACGACGCGCCCGAGCCGCAGCGGGAGAGCGTGCTGTGA